The following coding sequences are from one Leptospira mayottensis 200901116 window:
- a CDS encoding metallophosphoesterase family protein, translating into MKIIYLTDIHDGLRGLKEILQQTTADLYLFSGDIIYKAFFSTDRIIEFCTIQEEMYRISKDQKEEINAYDYATRAIRFPEKYSPDIVEKSKEYRTLFHQAAKTMKEKYELIEILIQKYSRAPVRVLPGNYDIDLQYSALYERDVHRKTFEQDGYKFAGYGGAPILTSGIPEKLAVKFHEYNRNGKSYSEPEDFFKEEQPDIVVIHNPAYGFLDKIPNYGNVGSQGIRRYLDEYNPVLVVSGHVHEDQGIIKKGKTIFLNPSNFGAVDSVFGFQPGGFFSEIFLENGLVETVKLNRLVDHRIRLLMDVDCKRNVPSVTFLSQNSEVSAEDFVRV; encoded by the coding sequence ATGAAGATTATCTATCTGACTGATATCCATGACGGTCTTAGAGGTTTGAAGGAAATTCTTCAGCAAACAACGGCCGATCTATATCTCTTTTCTGGGGACATCATTTACAAAGCGTTCTTTAGCACCGACCGGATCATTGAATTCTGTACCATCCAAGAGGAAATGTATCGAATTTCCAAAGATCAAAAAGAAGAGATCAACGCGTATGATTATGCTACAAGGGCGATTCGTTTTCCCGAAAAATACAGCCCTGATATAGTAGAAAAATCTAAAGAATATAGAACCCTCTTTCATCAAGCGGCAAAGACAATGAAGGAAAAATACGAACTTATCGAAATTCTCATTCAAAAATATTCCCGCGCTCCTGTTAGAGTTCTTCCGGGCAACTACGATATAGATCTTCAGTACAGTGCCTTGTATGAGAGAGACGTTCACAGAAAAACTTTCGAACAAGACGGTTATAAGTTTGCAGGTTACGGAGGCGCTCCGATCCTTACTTCCGGAATTCCGGAAAAGTTAGCCGTTAAGTTTCACGAATACAATCGTAACGGAAAGAGCTACAGCGAACCGGAGGATTTTTTCAAAGAAGAACAACCGGATATAGTCGTCATTCATAACCCGGCTTACGGATTTTTGGATAAAATTCCGAATTACGGAAACGTAGGTTCCCAAGGAATCCGAAGATATTTAGACGAGTACAACCCCGTGCTTGTAGTTTCGGGACACGTTCATGAGGATCAAGGTATCATCAAAAAGGGAAAAACCATTTTTTTAAATCCTTCCAACTTTGGTGCGGTCGATTCGGTTTTCGGATTTCAACCAGGTGGGTTCTTCTCCGAAATATTTTTAGAAAACGGGCTTGTGGAAACCGTAAAATTGAATAGACTGGTGGATCACAGAATTCGCCTCTTAATGGATGTTGATTGTAAGAGGAACGTTCCTTCGGTTACGTTTTTGAGCCAAAATTCGGAGGTGTCGGCGGAAGATTTTGTGAGAGTCTGA
- the recG gene encoding ATP-dependent DNA helicase RecG, translated as MKNSVSKTENTSVKNELLLPVTVIKGVGSSKAVALASIGIHTLQDLLNFFPRRYLDRNLTDNVLLKTGETVTLIVEVIDAYLAHGKKSRFVVGTKTKNNERISIVFFRGVSFFQKIFQPGATLVVTGKLEYFRGFQLIHPDYEILASAVKPTYAINSANLNKKSQQQEPEEELAELPEMIHAGRIIPLYSSGEVLKSQGLDSRGFRKILYLALERLKGRISEILPNEIVKRRNLISREESYREIHFPTDEISLDAAKYRLKYEELFYFNLLIEHKKKEREKIKRVLWPLPESETADLVRKSLPFQLTEDQNSALRKIEELTKRDQPIAVLLQGDVGSGKTLVALLTALRYMDNQVQVCMVAPTEILARQHYQTVLSFLGNMPFLGIELLVGKEPKKNRYEKLYRIKKGDTLFVIGTHSVFQEDVHFCELGLVIVDEQHKFGVDQRETLRSKGKNPDILAMTATPIPRTLCLTLYGDLDLLTIKSKPKGRMPIQTKWLQEDRREGVYKSIRKYVSSGRQCYIVYPLVEESEKVDLKSCIEAYEHLKHEIFSDFEVGLVHGKMEVEEKDRVMREFSKNRIQILVSTTVIEVGIDVPNATVMVIEHADRFGISQLHQLRGRVGRGDQESFCILMTDSKVTEDAKVRLDAMVNFSDGFALSEIDLQLRGPGELMGVRQSGLPDFRIADLRKDSKLIELTREDATLFGNPGDLEKEEIRGRFSEGRLLFSN; from the coding sequence ATGAAGAACTCGGTCTCTAAAACGGAAAACACAAGCGTAAAAAACGAACTTCTTTTACCTGTGACGGTTATCAAAGGGGTTGGGTCTTCCAAGGCTGTAGCGCTTGCGTCCATAGGAATTCATACTCTTCAGGATCTTTTGAATTTTTTTCCGAGAAGATATTTAGATCGTAATCTTACAGACAATGTTCTTTTGAAAACGGGAGAAACCGTGACCTTGATCGTGGAGGTCATAGACGCTTATCTGGCCCATGGAAAAAAGTCGAGGTTTGTAGTCGGAACTAAAACGAAGAACAACGAAAGGATTTCGATCGTGTTCTTTCGGGGAGTAAGTTTTTTTCAGAAAATTTTCCAACCCGGAGCAACGTTAGTTGTCACAGGAAAGCTTGAATATTTTCGAGGGTTTCAACTTATTCATCCCGATTATGAAATTTTGGCGAGCGCGGTCAAACCGACTTATGCGATAAATTCCGCAAACCTCAATAAGAAAAGTCAACAACAAGAACCGGAAGAAGAATTGGCGGAGCTTCCGGAGATGATCCACGCGGGAAGAATCATTCCTTTGTATTCTTCGGGAGAAGTTCTAAAATCGCAAGGATTGGATTCTAGAGGGTTTCGAAAAATTCTTTACTTGGCTTTAGAAAGATTGAAAGGCAGAATTTCCGAAATCCTTCCGAATGAAATCGTAAAACGAAGAAATTTGATTTCAAGAGAGGAATCTTACCGCGAGATTCACTTTCCCACGGACGAAATTTCCTTGGATGCCGCGAAGTACAGACTCAAATACGAGGAGTTATTCTATTTCAATCTTTTGATCGAACACAAAAAGAAAGAAAGAGAAAAGATCAAACGTGTCCTCTGGCCTTTGCCGGAATCGGAAACGGCTGACTTGGTTCGAAAAAGTCTTCCTTTCCAGCTTACGGAAGACCAAAATTCCGCACTTCGAAAAATAGAAGAGTTGACTAAAAGGGATCAGCCTATTGCGGTTCTTTTGCAAGGTGACGTAGGTTCTGGAAAGACGTTAGTCGCTCTTTTGACGGCGTTACGTTATATGGATAATCAGGTCCAAGTTTGTATGGTGGCGCCCACCGAAATTCTTGCTAGACAACATTATCAAACCGTTCTTTCCTTTTTGGGAAATATGCCCTTTTTAGGAATCGAACTTCTTGTTGGTAAAGAGCCCAAGAAAAATCGATACGAAAAACTCTATAGAATCAAAAAGGGGGACACGTTATTTGTAATTGGTACTCACAGTGTTTTTCAAGAAGACGTCCACTTCTGCGAACTGGGCCTGGTGATCGTAGATGAACAGCATAAATTCGGAGTGGATCAAAGGGAAACTCTTCGTTCCAAGGGTAAAAATCCGGACATTCTCGCGATGACTGCAACTCCGATTCCGAGAACTCTTTGTCTTACCCTGTACGGAGACTTGGATTTGCTGACGATTAAATCTAAACCCAAAGGTAGGATGCCGATTCAGACGAAATGGCTTCAGGAAGATCGAAGAGAGGGAGTTTATAAATCCATTCGCAAGTATGTTTCTTCGGGAAGACAGTGCTACATCGTTTATCCTTTGGTGGAAGAATCGGAAAAAGTGGATCTCAAATCTTGCATCGAAGCTTACGAACATTTGAAACACGAGATTTTTTCTGACTTCGAAGTAGGACTCGTTCATGGAAAAATGGAAGTCGAGGAAAAAGATCGAGTGATGCGGGAATTTTCCAAGAACAGAATTCAAATTCTCGTGTCTACAACTGTGATCGAAGTCGGGATCGACGTTCCCAATGCTACAGTGATGGTGATAGAACACGCAGATCGTTTTGGAATCTCTCAATTGCATCAGTTGAGGGGGCGAGTCGGACGCGGAGATCAGGAAAGTTTTTGTATTCTTATGACGGACTCTAAGGTCACCGAAGATGCAAAGGTAAGGCTGGATGCTATGGTAAATTTCTCCGACGGGTTTGCGTTATCCGAAATTGATCTTCAACTTCGGGGACCGGGAGAATTGATGGGAGTTCGTCAAAGCGGTCTTCCCGATTTTAGAATCGCAGATTTAAGAAAAGATTCCAAACTGATCGAATTGACCCGAGAAGATGCTACCTTGTTCGGAAATCCGGGGGATTTGGAAAAAGAGGAAATTCGAGGAAGATTCAGCGAAGGAAGACTTTTATTTTCGAATTAG
- a CDS encoding TIGR04452 family lipoprotein yields MKRYFITFLIPFFSITNCYFFDKVGLSTPDTVSGKDAKNQILTSALIGAVSSPDDTAIIAIVSPQLAKINENRYYKKADVDNCANSALITNLVTVNIGGFACNLEPREYLIWYD; encoded by the coding sequence ATGAAACGATATTTCATCACTTTCCTGATTCCTTTTTTTTCGATTACAAATTGTTACTTTTTCGATAAGGTAGGGCTTTCCACTCCGGACACTGTTTCAGGAAAGGACGCTAAAAACCAAATTCTTACCAGCGCTCTGATCGGAGCAGTCTCGTCTCCCGACGATACGGCGATCATCGCGATAGTTTCACCTCAACTCGCAAAGATAAACGAAAATCGTTACTACAAAAAAGCCGACGTGGATAATTGCGCCAATTCCGCTTTGATCACCAATCTTGTCACAGTAAATATCGGAGGTTTTGCCTGTAATCTAGAGCCGAGAGAATATCTTATTTGGTATGATTGA